CTGATCGCGAATCCGGATTACATGGCGTTCACGTCGAAGCTCATCCCGCGCGAGAAGCTGGACGAGCAGGCGGGCGAGAAGAAGGGCAGCGAGACGAGCGGCATCAAGCAGGCGCGCGGCACGCCGTTCGCGTTCGAGCTGAACGCGTTTCTGTCGCCGCTCGGCATTCCGTGTCAGGCGCCGCCGTGGGGGTATATCGCGGGTGTCGATCTGCGCACGGGCAAGATCGCGTGGCAGCACAAGAACGGCACGATTCGCGACAAGGCGCCGCTGCCCATTCCGATGCCGCTCGGCGTGCCGAGCCTCGGCGGCACCATCGTGACGGCGGGCGGCGTCACGTTCCTCACCGGCACGCTCGATCAATACGTGCGTGCCTACGACGTGCGCAACGGCAACAAGCTATGGGAAGCGCGTCTGCCGGCAGGCGGCCAGGCGACGCCGATGAGCTACGCCGACGCGAGCGGCAAGCAGTACGTCGTGGTGACGGCGGGCGGGCATGGTTCGCTCGGAACCAAGGCGGGAGATTACGTGATCGCGTACACGCTGCCGTGAAGCAAGCGGGAGGGCGGCGGCGCGTTGAACCGCCGCCCAACGCGGATTTATGCCGCGCGGCGATAGGCTTCGGCCATCAGCGCGCTGACCTTGGCGCGAGCCTTCAGTGCGTCACGAACGGCGTCGGCGATAAGCGAAAAAAGCGGGGCGAGAATTCCCATGGCAACTCCTTGAACCGGTGGCGTCTAGGTTAACTACCTAGGTAGTAACCCGTATATTAGCAGGTTTGGTGCGACGCAGCAAACGACGCCTGCAAGGCTGGCTACGCTGAACGACTCATAGTGCGAACTTAGCGCGATAATCGACTGAACCGCGTGCTTCGCTCGTTCCCAGAAGGAGAACGCACATGAGTCGGCATTTTTCGGTTCGCGCAGTGCTCTCCCTGCTTGGCGCGGCGATGGTCGCGGCGGCGATCGTCGTGGGATGCAGCGGGGGCGGTTCTTCATCGACGACGAGTTCCGTCGCGGCGGGCGGCGGGGCGGCAGCGCCCGCGTCCAGTCCTGCGGCAGCATCAGATGGAACGAGCGGCGGCACACCGACGCAGCCGGCCACGCACCCGATCGACGTCGCCACGTACCACAACGACATCGCGCGCACCGGCCAGCAGCTCTACGAATCCGTGCTGACGCCCGCGAACGTCAACGCGGCCACGTTCGGCAAGCTCGCCGTCTTCGCAGCGGACGGCCCCGTCGATGCCCAGCCGCTTTTCCTCGCCGCCGTGCCCATCGCGGGCGGCACGCACAACGTGCTGTATGTCGCGACCGAGAACGCGAGCGTCTTTGCGTTCGACGCGGACACCGGCGCCACGCTCTGGAAAGCGAGCACGCTCGCAAGCGGCGAGACGCCGAGCGACGACCACGGCTGCGGTCAGATCACGCCGACCATCGGCATCACGGCGACGCCGGTCATCGACCGCGCGCGCGGCGCGATGTATGTCGTCGGCATGTCGAAAGACGGCGCGGGGCGCTATCACCAGCGCATTCATGCGCTCGACCTTGCGACGGGCGCGGAGCTTTTCGGCGGGCCGACGGAGATTGCCGCATCGTATCCCGGCACCGGCGTGGGCAGCCAGAACGGGCGCGTCGTGTTCGATCCGGGGCAATACGCCGAGCGAGCGTCGCTGTTGCTGCTGGGTGGCGTCGTCTATACGGCATGGACGTCGCATTGCGACATCATGCCGTACACCGGCTGGGTGATCGGCTACAACGCGAGCACGCTGCAACAGGCGAGCGTGCTGAACGTCACGCCCAACGGACAGATGGGCGCGATCTGGATGAGCGGCGCGGGCCTCGCTTCGGATGGCGCGTCCATCTATCTTCTCGATGCGAACGGTACCTTCGACGCGACGCTCGACGGGCAGGGCATGCCGATTCACGGCGATTTCGGCAACGGCTTCCTGAAGCTCGCCACGACGCCGACGCTCGCCGTCACCGATTACTTCCAGCCGTCGAACACGGTGCAGCAGTCGAGCGCGGACGAGGATCTCGGTTCCGGCGGCGCGCTCGTGTTACCCGATCTTCCGGATGCAAGCGGCGCGATCCGCCATCTCGCGCTCGGCGCGGGCAAGAACTCGGTGATCTACGTGGTCAACCGCGATTCGATGGGCAAGTTCGATTCGAACGCGGATCACATCTATCAGGAGCTCGTCGGGCAGATTCGCGGGCCGGTGTTCGGCATGCCCGCGTACTACAACCGGACCGTGTACTTCGGCGCGATAGGCGACAGCATCAAGGCATTCACGATCAGCGACGCGCGGCTCTCGTCCACGCCCGCCAGCCAGACGCCCACGAGTTTCGGCTTTCCGGGCGCGACGCCGAGCGTGTCGGCGAACGGTGCGGCGAACGGCATCGTGTGGGCGGCGGAAAACGGCACCATCGCGGCGCTGCACGCGTACGACGCGTCGAATCTCGCGCGCGAGCTGTACAACAGCCGACAGGCCGGCGCGCGCGACCAGTTCGGCCAGGGCAACAAGTTCATCACGCCGACGATTGCGAACGGCAAGGTGTACGTGGGCACGCGCAGCGGCGTGGGCGTGTTCGGAGTGCTTTCGCGATAGATTCGGTACTGTCATCGCTTCATCGAGAGTGAGAGAGATCGAATGAACGCATCGCAACGCATCGACCAGTTGATCGCCGAACTGACGGACTGGCGCGGGCAGACTTTTGCCCGCGTGCGCGAAAGCATCCTCGATGCCGATCCGGAGATCGTCGAGGAATGGAAGTACATGGGAAGCCCGGTGTGGTATCGCGACGGCATGATCGCGGTCGCCAACGCGCACAAGGGCAAAGTGAAGGTGACGTTCGCTCACGGCGCGTCGATTGCCGATCCCGACGGGCTGTTCAACGCGGGGCTGGACGGGAACGCGCGGCGGGCCATCGATTTCTTGGAAGGCGATACGGTCGATGCGGCGCGGCTCACGC
This sequence is a window from Caballeronia sp. M1242. Protein-coding genes within it:
- a CDS encoding PQQ-binding-like beta-propeller repeat protein, coding for MSRHFSVRAVLSLLGAAMVAAAIVVGCSGGGSSSTTSSVAAGGGAAAPASSPAAASDGTSGGTPTQPATHPIDVATYHNDIARTGQQLYESVLTPANVNAATFGKLAVFAADGPVDAQPLFLAAVPIAGGTHNVLYVATENASVFAFDADTGATLWKASTLASGETPSDDHGCGQITPTIGITATPVIDRARGAMYVVGMSKDGAGRYHQRIHALDLATGAELFGGPTEIAASYPGTGVGSQNGRVVFDPGQYAERASLLLLGGVVYTAWTSHCDIMPYTGWVIGYNASTLQQASVLNVTPNGQMGAIWMSGAGLASDGASIYLLDANGTFDATLDGQGMPIHGDFGNGFLKLATTPTLAVTDYFQPSNTVQQSSADEDLGSGGALVLPDLPDASGAIRHLALGAGKNSVIYVVNRDSMGKFDSNADHIYQELVGQIRGPVFGMPAYYNRTVYFGAIGDSIKAFTISDARLSSTPASQTPTSFGFPGATPSVSANGAANGIVWAAENGTIAALHAYDASNLARELYNSRQAGARDQFGQGNKFITPTIANGKVYVGTRSGVGVFGVLSR
- a CDS encoding DUF1801 domain-containing protein encodes the protein MNASQRIDQLIAELTDWRGQTFARVRESILDADPEIVEEWKYMGSPVWYRDGMIAVANAHKGKVKVTFAHGASIADPDGLFNAGLDGNARRAIDFLEGDTVDAARLTRLVRAAIEFNQKRTKKSRR